A window from Thermococcus sp. 21S7 encodes these proteins:
- a CDS encoding ATP-binding protein, which translates to MRFVDREREMEVLERARKRSRRKLYTLAIYGLRRVGKTRLLREFLGKNDIYFFVNRGKSSVSLLREYSEILKEKGILSKRETITSWSDFFEVLFERFEGVVAFDEFQDFRFVDSAVYPTLQRCIDENEDRSILLIFTGSTIGMVEKLFKDSKEPLYGRIKRELRLEPLNIRGSYLMAKELEIENLDSFITLYAVFGGFPRYWVAVEDEELEGESAERILEELIFTYSAPLEEEVPRILSIEFGKRSGIYYDILEAIANGSTSPSEIAGYLNRKETSITRQLHELVGYFKLVDYDRAVLGKGGVLHIKHPYLNFWFRFIQPRLSEYEVNREKLWEDVLHKLPDYVGQRFDFACRELVRLAEERGIIPLEVSKIGRHWGYYREEGKRRVYEIDIVALDAERKRALFGECKWRKKAINTEKLVEELKRKVELTGWRGESYYLVIGRKLKNVPENVIALNEEDIKNLLEGKL; encoded by the coding sequence ATGCGCTTTGTAGACAGGGAGCGCGAGATGGAAGTTCTTGAGAGGGCCAGAAAACGCTCTCGGAGGAAACTCTACACCCTCGCAATCTACGGCCTCAGGCGGGTAGGCAAAACAAGGCTTTTAAGGGAATTCCTGGGCAAGAACGACATTTACTTCTTCGTGAACCGGGGTAAGAGCTCCGTTTCACTCCTCAGGGAGTACTCAGAGATTCTTAAGGAAAAGGGCATCCTCTCAAAGAGGGAAACCATAACGAGCTGGAGTGACTTCTTCGAGGTGCTCTTCGAGAGATTTGAAGGGGTTGTAGCCTTTGACGAATTCCAGGACTTCAGGTTTGTTGATTCTGCCGTCTATCCAACACTCCAGAGGTGTATAGACGAGAACGAGGATAGGTCAATCCTATTGATCTTCACAGGCTCAACCATTGGCATGGTGGAGAAACTCTTTAAGGACTCAAAAGAACCCCTCTACGGCAGGATTAAGCGAGAACTTCGCCTTGAACCGCTGAACATCAGGGGAAGTTATTTAATGGCCAAAGAGCTTGAAATAGAGAACCTAGATAGCTTCATAACGCTCTACGCCGTCTTCGGAGGTTTTCCCCGCTACTGGGTGGCGGTTGAAGATGAGGAACTTGAAGGCGAGAGCGCGGAAAGAATCCTTGAAGAGTTAATCTTCACATACTCAGCACCGCTTGAGGAGGAAGTTCCAAGAATCCTCTCAATTGAGTTCGGCAAGCGCTCCGGGATTTATTACGATATCTTAGAGGCCATAGCCAACGGTTCAACATCGCCAAGTGAAATTGCGGGCTACCTGAACAGAAAGGAGACATCCATAACGAGGCAACTACACGAACTTGTCGGCTATTTCAAGCTTGTTGACTACGACAGGGCAGTTCTCGGAAAGGGGGGAGTCCTCCACATAAAACATCCCTACCTCAACTTCTGGTTTCGATTCATCCAGCCAAGGCTCAGCGAGTACGAGGTGAACAGGGAAAAGCTTTGGGAAGATGTCCTCCACAAACTTCCAGACTACGTTGGTCAGAGGTTCGACTTTGCCTGCAGGGAGCTTGTGAGACTCGCCGAAGAAAGAGGCATCATCCCCCTCGAAGTCTCAAAGATTGGGAGGCACTGGGGGTACTACAGAGAAGAAGGCAAGAGAAGGGTATACGAGATCGATATCGTCGCACTCGACGCCGAGAGGAAAAGGGCACTCTTTGGCGAGTGCAAATGGAGGAAGAAGGCGATAAACACTGAAAAACTCGTTGAAGAGCTGAAAAGAAAGGTAGAACTAACTGGATGGAGAGGGGAGAGTTACTATCTTGTAATCGGGAGAAAGCTAAAGAACGTCCCGGAAAACGTTATAGCCCTTAACGAGGAAGACATCAAAAACCTGCTGGAGGGAAAGTTATGA